One stretch of Alcaligenes aquatilis DNA includes these proteins:
- a CDS encoding MFS transporter, with product MSSKQQTLPADTEQAQASSTANNHTVQQQLENSLETIGVTNSHRKVLALILLGVLFDVLEQNAVGLVGPLLQQHWGLTPRDVGFLNTLTFAAAALGRLLSGYIADHYGRRVMLTINLALFTLGALICALAPSYWVLGLGRMIVGFGLGGEISIAVTMLAEFCSSRFRGTAVGTINVAGGGLGNMLAPAFGLLVFTLFPGPESWRWVFGLLVMPAFMVLFYRRYIPETPRFLVSQGRIDEANQVLNILASGKLGRHVANPYPYLHSGPQAQKAERVRLSEIFEGPLAMRTLVTGIAVCMTYGAQLTVLTLMPTLLVEQGYSLVKSYTFTILMQSGSLLGALTASYLGSRVPRKRVFTYGALLACASGLAFGFLSFNIYLVLLFGAAFQFCVLLLNTTIWIFSPELYPTRVRAFGTAFILALGTLAGAFIPTLSGWVLEGYGVAGMFTLMAGMYVTFAAVLQLAPETFGRPLDT from the coding sequence ATGTCTAGCAAGCAGCAAACCTTGCCGGCCGACACCGAGCAGGCACAGGCCAGTTCTACGGCCAACAATCACACGGTTCAGCAGCAACTGGAAAACTCGCTGGAAACCATAGGCGTCACCAACTCACACCGCAAAGTGCTGGCCCTGATTTTGCTGGGCGTGCTGTTTGACGTGCTCGAGCAAAATGCCGTGGGCCTGGTAGGCCCGCTTCTACAGCAACACTGGGGGCTGACGCCTCGTGATGTCGGGTTTCTGAACACCTTGACCTTTGCCGCTGCGGCCCTGGGGCGCTTGCTATCTGGTTATATCGCCGACCACTATGGTCGCCGCGTCATGCTGACCATCAATCTGGCCCTGTTCACGCTGGGCGCGCTGATCTGCGCCCTGGCCCCCAGCTACTGGGTACTGGGCCTGGGTCGCATGATTGTGGGCTTTGGTCTGGGTGGCGAGATCTCGATTGCCGTCACTATGCTGGCCGAGTTCTGCTCCTCGCGCTTTCGCGGCACCGCCGTCGGTACGATCAACGTCGCGGGTGGCGGTCTGGGCAATATGCTGGCTCCGGCCTTCGGCTTGCTGGTCTTTACCCTCTTTCCCGGCCCCGAGAGCTGGCGCTGGGTGTTTGGCCTGCTGGTCATGCCCGCCTTCATGGTGCTGTTCTACCGTCGTTATATTCCTGAAACACCTCGCTTTCTGGTGTCGCAAGGCCGTATCGACGAGGCCAATCAGGTTTTGAATATTCTGGCCTCGGGCAAGCTGGGCCGACACGTTGCCAACCCCTACCCTTATCTGCACAGCGGCCCACAAGCGCAAAAAGCAGAGCGCGTACGCTTGAGCGAGATTTTCGAAGGCCCGCTGGCCATGCGCACGCTGGTCACCGGTATTGCCGTGTGCATGACCTACGGCGCGCAACTGACGGTTCTGACCCTGATGCCGACTCTGCTGGTAGAGCAAGGCTACTCCCTGGTGAAAAGCTATACCTTCACCATCCTGATGCAGTCGGGCAGCTTGCTGGGTGCCTTGACCGCCTCTTACCTGGGCTCCCGCGTGCCTCGCAAACGCGTCTTCACCTACGGAGCTTTACTGGCCTGCGCCAGTGGTCTGGCCTTTGGCTTTCTAAGCTTCAATATCTACCTGGTGTTGCTGTTCGGTGCGGCCTTCCAGTTCTGCGTACTGTTGCTGAACACCACGATCTGGATTTTCTCTCCCGAGCTGTATCCCACCCGCGTCCGCGCCTTTGGTACCGCCTTCATTCTGGCGCTGGGCACCTTGGCGGGCGCATTTATCCCCACGCTTAGCGGCTGGGTGCTGGAAGGCTACGGTGTCGCCGGCATGTTCACCTTAATGGCGGGCATGTATGTCACCTTTGCCGCCGTCCTGCAGTTGGCGCCCGAAACCTTTGGCCGCCCCCTGGATACCTGA
- a CDS encoding aspartate/glutamate racemase family protein, which produces MSHTVLLINPNTSRPTTDMMVALAQACFQSLQRSDILVRGLTAPEGPGMLTEMEELEQAAAIARHPLILAQAQGSDGIIIGAFGDPGLQALTEHVKVPVIGIGQASMLQATRAGTPFGIATTTPGLEQSILDQVQRYGWSNQFSGLRLTPTAPLDLAQAPERQDQELADSVVACIEQDGARAVIIGGGPLAQSAQALQSRLAVPVINPIIAACELMAERLPPDQP; this is translated from the coding sequence ATGTCTCATACCGTACTGCTCATCAACCCCAATACTTCCCGCCCCACCACCGACATGATGGTTGCGCTTGCCCAGGCTTGCTTTCAGAGCCTGCAGCGCAGCGACATCCTGGTCCGGGGGCTGACCGCCCCCGAGGGACCGGGCATGTTGACCGAAATGGAGGAACTGGAGCAAGCCGCCGCCATCGCCAGGCACCCGCTGATACTGGCCCAGGCGCAAGGCTCGGACGGCATCATCATCGGTGCTTTTGGTGATCCCGGCCTGCAGGCCCTGACTGAGCACGTAAAGGTGCCAGTCATCGGCATAGGCCAGGCTTCCATGCTGCAGGCCACCCGAGCAGGCACCCCTTTTGGCATTGCCACCACGACGCCCGGCCTGGAGCAATCCATTCTGGACCAAGTACAGCGCTATGGCTGGAGCAACCAGTTCTCCGGCCTGCGCCTGACCCCTACCGCCCCGCTGGATCTGGCCCAGGCCCCTGAACGTCAGGATCAGGAGCTGGCCGACAGTGTCGTGGCATGTATCGAACAGGACGGTGCCCGCGCCGTCATCATCGGCGGCGGCCCCCTGGCTCAAAGCGCCCAAGCGCTGCAAAGCAGGCTGGCTGTGCCGGTGATCAACCCCATCATTGCTGCCTGCGAGCTTATGGCCGAGCGCCTGCCCCCAGATCAGCCATAA
- a CDS encoding MFS transporter — MTSSTLADGAQAPSASKQELDQIYKKVMWRILPFIFLLWMLAWIDRLNIGFAKLQMQPELGFSETVYGIGAGIFFLGYFFFEVPSNWLLLRIGARKTLARIAFGWGLICVLMMFTKTAAYFYVMRFLLGAFEAGFQPGVLLFLTFWFPAHRRAKAFAVFISASAVASVVGAPLAGFIMTRLDGVNDWSGWQWLFLLEGLPTIFAGILAVMFIVDSPEKASWLSLREKDLIKQELVLDAKAAGPREHSFKKALGNADLWTLTLMFFGIVAANSTLAFFAPTLVRSLGPTDPLQVGLLVGLVYVFGAIFQLTLGFSADRRREARLHTGIPVIIGAIGLAGVGLFLGNNTTMAFISLIVAVSGTMGCIPVYWQLPNAVLAGSAAAIGVAFINSVANLAGFGAPFMLGALKDSSGNFQSGLWIIAALELAVGIWILSFRKRRQTT, encoded by the coding sequence ATGACGAGCAGCACCCTTGCGGACGGAGCCCAGGCCCCATCCGCCAGCAAGCAGGAACTGGATCAGATTTACAAAAAAGTGATGTGGCGCATTTTGCCCTTCATCTTTTTGCTTTGGATGCTGGCCTGGATAGACAGGCTCAACATCGGTTTTGCCAAGCTGCAAATGCAGCCCGAACTGGGGTTCTCCGAAACCGTTTACGGCATAGGCGCCGGTATTTTCTTTTTGGGCTACTTCTTTTTTGAAGTGCCCAGCAACTGGTTGCTGCTGCGTATTGGCGCGCGCAAGACCCTGGCCCGTATCGCTTTTGGCTGGGGCCTGATCTGCGTGCTGATGATGTTTACCAAAACGGCCGCCTACTTTTATGTGATGCGCTTTTTGCTGGGCGCTTTTGAGGCGGGTTTCCAGCCCGGTGTATTGCTGTTCCTGACCTTCTGGTTCCCGGCCCATCGTCGCGCCAAAGCGTTTGCGGTCTTTATTTCCGCCTCGGCGGTGGCTTCGGTTGTGGGCGCACCACTGGCCGGTTTCATCATGACGCGTCTGGATGGCGTCAATGATTGGTCCGGTTGGCAATGGTTATTCCTGCTAGAAGGCCTGCCGACGATTTTCGCAGGCATTCTGGCAGTGATGTTCATTGTGGACAGCCCGGAAAAAGCCAGTTGGTTAAGCCTGCGAGAGAAAGACCTGATCAAACAGGAGTTAGTGCTGGACGCCAAGGCCGCAGGCCCGCGCGAGCACAGCTTCAAGAAAGCCTTGGGCAATGCCGATCTGTGGACCCTGACCCTGATGTTCTTTGGCATCGTGGCCGCGAACTCCACGTTGGCCTTTTTTGCCCCCACCCTGGTACGCTCGCTAGGCCCGACCGATCCGCTACAAGTTGGTTTACTGGTAGGCCTGGTCTATGTTTTTGGAGCTATTTTCCAGTTGACGCTGGGCTTTAGTGCCGACCGTCGCCGCGAAGCCCGACTGCACACGGGCATTCCCGTCATCATCGGCGCGATCGGTCTGGCTGGTGTGGGTCTGTTCCTGGGCAACAATACGACGATGGCTTTTATCAGCCTGATTGTGGCCGTATCCGGCACCATGGGCTGCATTCCGGTGTATTGGCAATTGCCTAATGCCGTACTGGCTGGCTCGGCAGCCGCTATCGGTGTGGCCTTCATCAACTCCGTAGCTAATCTGGCCGGCTTCGGCGCCCCCTTCATGTTGGGTGCGCTGAAAGATTCCAGCGGTAACTTCCAAAGTGGTTTGTGGATTATTGCGGCGCTGGAACTGGCCGTCGGTATCTGGATTCTGTCTTTCCGCAAGCGCAGGCAAACCACCTGA
- a CDS encoding type B 50S ribosomal protein L31: MKEGIHPEYRDVVFLDLQTGNSFITRSTVQTRETTEKDGQTYPLFKCDVTSESHPFYTGAQTRIVETGRVEKFRARFARTAGTVKKGE, encoded by the coding sequence ATGAAAGAAGGCATTCACCCAGAATACCGTGACGTGGTGTTTCTGGATCTGCAAACGGGCAACTCCTTTATCACCCGTTCCACTGTCCAGACTCGCGAAACCACCGAAAAAGACGGTCAGACTTACCCGCTGTTCAAGTGTGACGTGACGTCCGAGTCGCACCCCTTCTACACGGGCGCTCAAACCCGTATCGTGGAAACTGGCCGCGTTGAAAAATTCCGCGCCCGTTTTGCCCGTACGGCTGGTACCGTCAAGAAAGGCGAATAA
- a CDS encoding ArnT family glycosyltransferase: MSSSLIPTSTPARLTATAAVKLPRLVLLVVGTIYILAGLFFRDPWKADDVIGLATMLTALSDPSGQALLLPQVGDLAHAQDGPLTTWLGALFITLFAPLLKLFTSELNANIVASRLPNLLWFGMLAASVWHSAYWLARRPEAQPLRLPFGGEPSPTAYGRMIADATLLLTVATVGIIWRMHETSEVPAIIAFQALALYSLVRMFDRPASGAIMLGLSLGACFLTRGWLGAGPIMLATALCFIPRGPLRQHSQWLALSAVLTLAIIMAWWIPAKRVSVYWTEQWRLWHLAAWGWAGFKEQLNNLRDLLWFLWPIWPLALLALWQWRSWLKAPHIYVPAISFLVPLISLLFMRDAFEPEYALLVVPCAILAAFSLPTLRRGVINTLDWFAIMCFSLTAATVWLGWFAQQTGWPRQISQNIARQTQGYDTFISWPVMIIAVLGTVAWIALVRWRLSSNPPGLLRGTVLSAGGLITTWLLLVTLWMPSLDYVRSYRDVSGELSAALQAHKQAGECLRSWGLGSGQRASFLVFNNININFDNRCSLVLEQFSLRDLKDGKAPIPDNAVQLWQGKRGPDRHEAFRLLRVQAQ; this comes from the coding sequence GTGTCATCTAGCCTCATACCCACCTCCACCCCTGCCCGCCTGACTGCTACCGCTGCCGTCAAACTTCCCCGACTGGTCCTGCTTGTTGTGGGGACAATTTACATTCTTGCGGGTCTGTTTTTCCGTGATCCCTGGAAGGCAGACGATGTCATCGGGCTTGCAACCATGCTGACCGCTTTGTCTGATCCCAGCGGTCAGGCTTTGCTGTTGCCGCAGGTGGGCGATCTGGCGCATGCCCAGGACGGGCCGCTGACGACCTGGCTGGGGGCGCTGTTCATTACGCTGTTTGCGCCGCTGCTCAAGCTGTTCACCTCCGAACTGAACGCCAATATTGTGGCGTCCCGCCTGCCCAATTTACTGTGGTTCGGCATGCTGGCAGCCTCGGTCTGGCACAGTGCCTACTGGCTGGCCCGTCGTCCCGAAGCCCAACCGTTACGCCTGCCCTTTGGGGGGGAGCCCTCGCCCACCGCCTATGGGCGCATGATTGCCGACGCCACCTTGCTGCTGACAGTGGCCACAGTGGGCATCATCTGGCGCATGCATGAAACGTCGGAAGTGCCGGCCATCATTGCTTTCCAAGCCCTGGCCTTGTACAGCCTGGTACGCATGTTCGACCGCCCAGCCTCAGGTGCAATCATGCTGGGCCTGTCTTTGGGCGCCTGCTTTCTGACCCGTGGCTGGCTGGGCGCTGGCCCCATTATGCTGGCCACTGCGCTGTGCTTTATTCCACGCGGCCCCTTGCGCCAGCACAGCCAATGGCTGGCCCTGAGTGCCGTGCTGACCCTGGCCATCATTATGGCCTGGTGGATCCCGGCCAAGCGTGTCAGCGTGTACTGGACTGAACAGTGGCGTCTGTGGCATCTGGCAGCCTGGGGCTGGGCCGGATTCAAGGAGCAGTTGAATAATCTGCGCGACTTGCTCTGGTTCCTCTGGCCTATCTGGCCGTTGGCATTGCTGGCGCTGTGGCAATGGCGCAGCTGGCTCAAAGCCCCGCATATTTACGTACCTGCCATCAGTTTTCTGGTTCCGCTCATCAGCCTATTATTCATGCGCGATGCCTTCGAGCCCGAATACGCCTTGCTGGTCGTGCCTTGCGCCATCCTGGCTGCTTTCTCGCTGCCCACCCTGCGTCGTGGCGTCATCAACACGCTGGACTGGTTTGCCATCATGTGTTTCTCGCTGACAGCGGCAACCGTCTGGCTGGGCTGGTTTGCTCAGCAAACCGGATGGCCACGGCAGATTTCGCAAAATATTGCCCGCCAGACGCAAGGCTATGACACCTTTATCTCCTGGCCGGTCATGATTATTGCCGTGCTCGGCACCGTCGCCTGGATCGCACTGGTGCGCTGGCGCTTGTCCTCCAACCCGCCAGGGCTGTTGCGTGGCACAGTCTTGTCTGCAGGTGGCCTCATTACCACCTGGCTCTTGCTGGTGACTTTATGGATGCCCTCGCTGGACTACGTACGTAGCTACCGCGATGTATCCGGCGAACTGTCTGCCGCCCTGCAGGCGCACAAGCAAGCCGGTGAATGCCTGCGCTCCTGGGGGCTGGGTTCGGGGCAACGAGCATCCTTTCTGGTATTTAACAACATCAATATCAATTTTGATAACCGCTGCTCCTTGGTACTGGAACAGTTTTCCCTGCGCGACCTGAAAGATGGCAAGGCCCCCATTCCCGACAATGCGGTCCAGCTCTGGCAAGGTAAACGCGGGCCAGATCGCCACGAGGCTTTCCGTCTGCTGCGAGTGCAAGCTCAGTAA
- a CDS encoding MATE family efflux transporter, protein MSSVFHRNWKGQAGQILRQAWPVLVGSWAGIAFGVLDTVMVGHSSPIDLQAMGLGVSIYITVFIGLMGVIHALIPIIAQQFGARRLTEVGRWWGQGVWLALLLTLIGTLALAFPNIWLRWSGDLSPEVHDRVTWYLRSLILALPAALVFRTIYCLGTATSRPKAVMLINLFSVAFKALFNWVLIFGKFGLPAMGAVGSGLATTVVSWLMLAAGLWLLRTDRYYKPFTLRLGLPNWAAQKELLRLGLPMGGSYLIEICAFSFMALLVAREGVFASGAHQIMANLAAVCFMVPMAVGVAAASVSAQAIGARQYHRARQVGMLSLAIVLAGVTLTITLLVLLRPTLAHAYTDDADVALRALLLLQLLPFFHFFDAFQCLISYLLRAYKVAFVPMLLQFFALSVLGLGGGWWLGFGPAAGSLEGVIQWLAPGAPVGAASLWTMSSLGLGASALLLLFWYVHILRIYNPTRRKTQASQ, encoded by the coding sequence ATGTCCTCCGTGTTTCATCGCAACTGGAAAGGCCAGGCAGGTCAGATCCTGCGTCAGGCCTGGCCTGTGCTCGTTGGCTCCTGGGCAGGTATCGCCTTTGGTGTTCTGGATACCGTTATGGTCGGCCACAGCAGCCCGATCGACCTACAGGCCATGGGCCTGGGCGTATCCATTTACATCACCGTTTTTATTGGCTTGATGGGCGTCATCCACGCTCTGATTCCTATCATTGCGCAGCAATTTGGCGCGCGCCGCCTGACAGAAGTGGGCCGCTGGTGGGGGCAAGGCGTGTGGCTGGCCCTTTTGCTGACCTTGATCGGCACCCTGGCGCTGGCCTTTCCCAATATATGGTTACGCTGGTCGGGCGACTTAAGCCCTGAGGTTCACGACCGGGTGACCTGGTATTTACGCAGTCTGATCTTGGCTCTACCCGCCGCCCTGGTATTCCGAACCATTTATTGCCTGGGTACCGCCACATCGCGCCCCAAGGCCGTCATGCTGATCAATCTGTTCAGCGTGGCCTTCAAGGCCCTGTTCAACTGGGTGCTGATTTTCGGGAAATTTGGACTACCGGCCATGGGCGCCGTCGGCTCAGGTTTGGCCACTACGGTAGTGTCCTGGCTGATGCTGGCGGCAGGCCTGTGGTTGCTGCGTACCGACCGCTACTACAAGCCGTTTACGCTGCGACTGGGGCTACCCAACTGGGCGGCCCAAAAAGAACTGCTGCGTCTGGGTCTGCCTATGGGCGGCTCCTACCTGATCGAGATCTGCGCCTTCAGCTTCATGGCACTGCTGGTCGCCCGCGAGGGAGTCTTTGCATCGGGTGCGCACCAGATCATGGCCAATCTGGCCGCCGTCTGCTTTATGGTGCCGATGGCCGTGGGCGTTGCCGCTGCCTCAGTCAGCGCTCAAGCGATTGGTGCGAGGCAATATCATCGCGCCCGCCAAGTGGGAATGCTGAGTCTGGCAATCGTGCTGGCGGGGGTGACCTTAACGATTACCCTATTGGTGCTGCTGCGTCCGACCTTGGCCCATGCCTACACCGATGATGCCGATGTCGCACTCCGGGCTTTGCTGTTGCTGCAACTACTGCCCTTTTTCCACTTTTTCGATGCGTTCCAATGCCTGATTTCCTATCTGCTGCGCGCGTATAAAGTGGCTTTTGTCCCCATGCTGCTGCAATTCTTTGCCTTGAGCGTACTGGGTTTGGGTGGAGGGTGGTGGCTGGGTTTTGGACCTGCAGCCGGATCGCTGGAAGGCGTTATTCAATGGCTGGCACCGGGAGCACCTGTGGGGGCGGCCAGCTTATGGACCATGTCCAGCCTGGGCCTGGGGGCTTCTGCCTTGTTGCTGCTGTTCTGGTACGTTCATATTTTGCGCATCTACAATCCGACAAGGCGCAAGACGCAGGCGTCCCAATAA